The Oncorhynchus tshawytscha isolate Ot180627B unplaced genomic scaffold, Otsh_v2.0 Un_contig_5239_pilon_pilon, whole genome shotgun sequence nucleotide sequence TAGGAGCCTCAGGGTGAGCAGTTTCTCGTTCGCTTTTGGTGGAATATACTGATTACACTATAAGGTGAGGAATCCAAACGACTTGCATCCACACATCACAcagttgattttatgtgcattttacatttactgtacttttcatcacatttgttgataacggaatctgaaaatactctggatacattcagtaacatgaccAGAATATGTGGGTAGGTACAACAAGAAAAAACTATGACAAGGGGTTGaatgagaggactaactggtgtctccaagtggccacacacctctccagactggggTTAGTGAGAGGACTTACtagtgtctccaagtggccacacctctccagactgggggttagtgagaggactaactggtgtctccaagtggccacatacctctccagactgggggttagtgagaggactaactgctgtctccaagtggccgcacacctctccagactgggggTTTGTGAGTGGATTTACTAGTGTCGGttagtgagaggactaactggtgtctctaAGTGGCCACACTCTAGTGCTGTAATAAGGCACTGTGGTGGTTGATGGTAGTAAAGTATGCCAtaataaggctgggtcctggtagtaaagtatgctgtaataaggctgggtcctggtagtaaagtatgctataataaggctgggtcctggtagtaaagtatgccgtaataaggctgggtcctggtagtaaagtatgccgtaataaggctgggtccaagtaaagtatgctgtaataaggctgggtcctggtagtaaagtatgctgtaataaggcACTGTGGTGGTTGATGGTAgtaaagtatgctgtaataaggctgggtcctggtaggaaagtatgctgtaataaggctgggtcctggttgtaaagtatgctgtaataaggctgggtcctggtagtaaagtatgctgtaataaggcACTGTGGTGGTTGATGGTAgtaaagtatgctgtaataaggctgggtcctggtagtaaagtatgctgtaataaggctgggtcctggtagtaaagtatgctgtaataaggctgggtcctggttgtaaagtatgctgtaataaggctgggtcctggtagtaaagtatgctgtaataaggctgggtcctggtagtaaagtatgctgtaataaggcACTGTGGTGGTTGATGGTAgtaaagtatgctgtaataaggctgggtcctagtagtaaagtatgctgtaataaggctgggttctgatagtaaagtatgctgtaataaggctgggttctggtagtaaagtatgctgtaataaggctgggtcctggtagtaaagtatgctgtaataaggctgggtcctggtagtaaagtatgctgtaataaggctgggtcctggtagtaaagtatgctgtaataaggctgggtcctggttgtaaagtatgctgtaataaggctgggtcctggtTGTAAAGTATGCTGTAAATAAGCCCATACCATTGTCAGAGTCACAAAGCCATAGGCCATCTTGGGAGAGGCTGGGGCATGGGACCCACAGGGATGTCTCTGAACTAGAAAGGGGAAAACATAGCCAGTATTAACATACATGTCATCAATACCATATATTTCAAAGGGGGGCTGCATCTGAAATGCCTCTCTGTATAGTGtgatacttttgaccagagcccgtgCATCCTAGTAtgccctatataatacactggagcactatgggtcttggtcaagtagtgcactatatagggcatagagtgccatttgggacataacctaaGATGAACTGAGTCCTGTGGGTTTGTCCCAGTCTTGTTACCATGGTGATGGTGTCTGAATGGCCAGTATATTCTCTACTGGGTTAGGGCAGGTTAAGGGTTAGGCTTGTTACCATGGTGATGGTGTTCCGTATGGCCAGTATATTCTCTACTGGGTTAGGACAGGTTAAGGCTTGTTACCTTGCTGATGGTGTTCCGTATGGCCAGTATCTTCTCTACTGGGTTAGGACAGGTTAAGGGTTGTTACCATGGTGATGGTGTTCCGTATGGCCAGTATCTTCTCTACTGGGTTAGGACAGGTTAAGGCTTGTTACCTTGCTGATGGTGTCCCGTATGGCCTGTATATTCTCGACTGGGTTAGGACAGGTTAAGGCTTGTTACCTTGCTGATGGTGTCCCGTATGGCTAGTAGTTTCTCTGTAGGGTCTCCTGCCTCAGACAGAGGGGCGTTGTAGTCATAACTGGTCACTACCGACCTAAACCTGTTATCATGGTCCGCTcctacagggttaacacaacTACAGTTATACATCTGATcctacagggttaacacaacTACAGTTATACATCTGATCCTACAGGGTTAACACGACAACAGATATACATCTGCTcctacagggttaacacaacTACAGTTATACATCTGCTCCTACAGGGTTAACACGACAACAGCTGCTcctacagggttaacacaacTACAGCTGCTCCTACAGGGTTAACATGAGGGAACAACAAGTTATACTTTGACAGTATTAAATGATTGGTATACGAGACTTAATGAAGGAAATATTGATACAGGCTATTAAACCAACCATTCCAGtagccgaagttggtccctccttCAAACATATACCTGTAGTGAGAGAATAGAACAACTGCTGTTGTTATGTTGTGGgatgattaaaaaaaattaaaaagcttGTTCCTTACTACAACACCTTACCAATCACATTGTTCCTTACTACTACACCTTACCAATCGCATTGTTCCTTACTACAGCACCTTACCAATCACATTGTTCCTTACTACAACACCTTACCAATCACATTGTTCCTTACTACAACACCTTACCAATCACATTGTTCCTTACTACGGCTCCTTACCAATCACATTGTTCCTTACTACAACACCTTACCAATCACATTGTTCCTTACTGCGGCACCTTACCAATCACATTGTTCCTTACCAATCATATTGTTCCTTACTACGGCTCCTTACCAATCACATTGTTCCTTACTACAGCTCCTTACCAATCACATTGTTCCTTACTACGGCTCCTTACCAATCACATTGTTCCTTACTACTACACCTTACCAATCACATTGTTCCTTACTACAACACCTTACCAATCACATTGTTCCTTACTACGGCACCTTACCAATCACATTGTTCCTTACTACAACACCTTACCAATCACATTGTTCCTTACTACAACACCTTACCAATCACATTATTTTCAGTGTCTTATCAGTGAATGGCTAAAACATTTCCCTTTTTTATGAAACCTTTGGCACTTCTATCATACAAAGAGGGTTCGAGGACCTACATGTTGACGCTGGCTCCCATGCTGAGCATCTCCCCCAGCATCCTGCTGACCTTCTGGGTGTCCACCTGAGCATGCTGGTCCCCCCAGTGGTCCAGCCACCCCGTGTAGAACTCAGAGTTCACCTGGAACACACAGGAGATTAGTCTGGTCATGTTACTacatcatctaatagtttagtctggtcatagtactacatcatcatctaatagtttagtctggtcatggtacgacatcatcatctaatagtttagtctggtcatggtattatatcatctaatagtttagtctggtcatggaACTACATCATCAAtatctaatagtttagtctggtcatggtactacatcatcatcatctaatagtttagtctggtcatggtactacatcatcatcatctaatagtttagtctggtcatagtactacatcatcatctaatagtttagtctggtcatggtactacatcatcatcatctaatagtttagtctggtcatggtactacatcatcatcatctaatagtttagtctggtcatagtactacatcatcatctaatagtttagtctggtcatggtactacataatgatcatctaatagtttagtctggtcatggtactacatcatcatcatctaatagtttagtctggtcatggtactacatcatcatcatctaatagtttagtctggtcatggtactacatcatcatcatctaatagtttagtctggtcatggtactacatcatcatcatcatctaatagtttagtttggtcatggtactacatcatcatctaatagtttagtctggtcatggtactacatcatcatcatctaatagtttagtctggtcatggtactcatcatcatcatcatctaatagtttagtctggtcatggtactacatcatcattatctaatagtttagtctggtcatggtactacatcatcatctaatagtttagtctggtcatggtacgacatcatcatcatctaatagtttagtctggtcatggtactacatcatcatcatctaatagtttagtctggtcatggtactacatcatcatcatctaatagtttagtctggtcatggtactaaTGATCATCTAATAGTTTATCATGGTCTACATcaatagtttagtctggtcatagtactacatcatcatctaatagtttagtctggtcatggtaccACATAATgatcatctaatagtttagtctggtcatggtactacatcatctaatagtttagtctggtcatggtactacatcatcatcatctaatagtttagtctggtcatggtactacatcatcatctaatagtttagtctggtcatggtactacatcatctaatagtttagtctggtcatcgtactacatcatcatctaatagtttagtctggtcatggtactacatcatcatcatctaatagtttagtctggtcatggtactacatcatgatcatctaatagtttagtctggtcatggtactatcatcatcatcatctaatagtttagtctggtcatggtactacatcatcatcatctaatagtttagtctggtcatggtactaaatcatcatcatctaatagtttagtctggtcatggtatacatcatcatcatctaatagtttagtctggtcatggtactacacatcatcatcatctaatagtttagtctggtcatggtactacatcatcatcatctaatagtttagtctggtcatggtactacatcatcatctaatagtttagtctggtcatggtaccACATAATgatcatctaatagtttagtctggtcatggtactacatcatcatcTAATAGCGTAGTCTGGTCATAGTACTacatcatcatctaatagtttagtctggtcatggtaccACATAATgatcatctaatagtttagtctggtcatggtactacatcatcatctaatagtttagtctggtcatggtaccACATAATgatcatctaatagtttagtctggtcatggtactacatcatctaatagtttagtctggtcatggtactacatcatcatcatctaatagttattctggtcatggtactacatcatcatctaatagtttagtctggtcatggtactacatcatctaatagtttagtctggtcatcgtactacatcatcatctaatagtttagtatggtcagagagctaaatcatcatcatctaatagtttagtatggtcagagagctaaatcatcatcatctaatagtttagtctggtcatggtactacatcatcatcatcatcatctaatagtttagtctggtcatggtactacatcatcatcatctaatagtttagtctggtcatggtactacatcatcatcatctaatagtttagtctggtcatggtactacatcatcatcatctaatagtttagtctggtcatagtactacatcatcatctaatagtttagtctggtcatggtaccACATAATgatcatctaatagtttagtctggtcatggtactacatcatcatcTAATAGCGTAGTCTGGTCATAGTACTacatcatcatctaatagtttagtctggtcatggtaccACATAATgatcatctaatagtttagtctggtcatggtactacatcatctaatagtttagtctggtcatggtactacatcatcatcatctaatagtttagtctggtcatggtactacatcatcatctaatagtttagtctggtcatggtactacatcatctaatagtttagtctggtcatcGTATCATCTAacatcatcatctaatagtttagtatggtcagagagctaaatcatcatcatctaatagtttagtatggtcatcatcatcatcatctaatagtttagcTGGTCATGGTaatcatcatcatctaatagtttagtctggtggtcatggtactacatcatcatcatcatcatctaatagtttagtctggtcatggtactatcatcatcatcatctaatagtttagtctggtcatggtactacatcatcatcatctaatagtttagtctggtcatggtactacatcatcatcatcatctaatagtttagtctggtcatggtactacatcatcatcatctaatagtttagtctggtcatggtactaaatcatcatcatctaatagcGTAGTTCATGGTATTAtatcatctaatagtttagtctggtactacatcatcatcatctaatagtttagtctggtcatggtaaatcatcatcatctaatagtttagtctggtcatggtagctacatcatcatcatctaatagtttagtctggtcatggtactacatcatcatctcatctaatagtttagtctggtcatggtactacatcatgatcatctaatagtttagtctggtcatggtactacatcatcatcatctaatagttttAGTCTGGTCATAGTACTacatcatcatctaatagtttagtctggtcatggtactacataatgatcatctaatagtttagtatggtcatggtactacatcatctcatggtactacatcatcaataatctaatagtttagtctggtcatggtactacatcatgatcatctaatagtttagtctggtcatggtactacatcatcatctaatagtttagtctggtcatggtactacatcatcatcatctaatagtttagtctggtcatggtactacatcatcatctaatagtttattctggtcatggtactacatcatcatctaatagtttagtctggtcatggtactacatcatcatcatctaatagtttagtctggtcagAGTACTAaatcatcatcatctaatagtttagtaTGGTCATGAGAGCTAaatcatcatcatctaatagtttagtatgg carries:
- the LOC121842172 gene encoding beta-galactosidase-1-like protein, with product VNSEFYTGWLDHWGDQHAQVDTQKVSRMLGEMLSMGASVNMYMFEGGTNFGYWNGADHDNRFRSVVTSYDYNAPLSEAGDPTEKLLAIRDTISKFRDIPVGPMPQPLPRWPMAL